The Neoarius graeffei isolate fNeoGra1 chromosome 1, fNeoGra1.pri, whole genome shotgun sequence region CAACCTCTCTGTGATAGCCTGATAGATtcatgacctgcccagggtgtaccccgcctctcgcccaaagcCATCtcggattggttccagcttcctcTGTGACCCTAATAGATAGGTGGTATAGctaatgcatggatggatggataacaaaTCGAACTCTTGTCTCGTTTTAACATTATTTCTAAAATTACACGCTACACTATGGTCTCCTGAAGTCAGGTTTAGAAGTCGTCAGGAACTGTTAAGTTTTGTCTCTGTTTATTGCATATGGGTGTTTCTCCTAGCCTGAGGCAAACTCCAGCTCCATGTAGTACTAAAGAGAGATATAGTGCATATGTTCTCATACTCATTTCCCTCTTGAACAACACAGATTTGTGATTAGATATTTTTAGAGATTAAAGCAGTTATCAAGGCAAGAACTTCAATCCACTTCTTTCCACTTAAATATTAGTTCTGTCCTGTTGAACATTCCCAAGGCCTACCTTAAGCTTTCCATGCTGAGATAATGCAGAGAAATGTGGAGAATAATTGCTACATCAGCCTGGATGATATTTAATAAGTTATAAGTATGTCTTGCAGAGATATTTTAGTCAAACTAAATGTTCATCTAGCCAGCAAAAATCAGCATGTTGACTTCCTGAAGTTCTGTAGCAGTGACAGTTTCTGCCAGAGTTTTAGCCAAACACCTGTAGAGTCTTTAGAGTAGGTGTTTTAATATTGCTCCCTAATCCCCTCCTCTCTAATAAATTTACTGTGGGCGGCTGGTGCCTTAACCGTAGTATCTATGGCACCTAGAACAGTCAGCATGTTACTCCTTGCATGGCTTTTTGCACCAGCTACGTGAGCTGTAGGTAATAATTAATCCAGAGGTACGTGTGCATGTTGTACATGGGTAGAAACCGATGGGgaaaaagataataataataaataaccaGAAACCCACAGTTGTATTTTTCTTAATGTTACATCCATCACTAACTGAGTGGGGTGTATTTATTATTAACTTATTTTGAAGGCAATAAGGAATCTTATCTTACTATTCTTTGCACATTCTTTTGCCACGATGGTGTGTCACGCATGCATGAAAAGTTCTTCTGGAATGGAAAGAGTGGCTATCCTCAAGTTACAGCTAAGTCTCTAGTTAGCCTCAAGTAAATAATGATCGTGCCTAGATCATCACAAATCCAGCAGGCCATCCCATGAAAATAAGGGATGCAAGCAGTGTCAGACACAGAAGACTGAACAGATATCAAATATACATCTAGATCATTTCCAGACAGGAACGACATAGAGATAAGAAGTAGTATAGAGAGGGTTCAGTTGTTTGTGCAAGTGCATTAACAATGTCATAAAATGGCACATCTCAGGATTTCTCATATAACTGCCATCTGGTGCCACATAAATCTGTTGGGACTGCCGTAGGGGGATGAGGTAGCAGAGCCAAGGAGAATGATAATACGTTCCCCAGCAGCCACCAAGTTCCGATTCCAGATTCAAAGGCGTGCAGTTGAGATAGATACCAGAGTGAGCCACCAACATCCAGGTTCCTTGAGAATGTAGATCTTTTAAGATGATTCTCAGTGAACTTGTACAATCAGTTGCTATTAAACAGAAGTTTTCTATACACATTCAGTTGCTCTTGTTATTGCGATATGTACAATATGACCAATTTTTAGAAAGTGGGTTATCCAAACTCACTAGTCATTTGTACTCTTTTGGTGGGTAATATCTGGTTTAATTAATTGGTAGAACCGTATGTCACCATATGCCTATATAATCAATTTTAATACTCTTTCTCTTTTCTTCTGCACAGGTCTGACACCACCTACCACACCTCCTCATAAAGCCAGTCAAGAGAACCTTTTCAAAGTATCACTCAAAACCAAGCTGTCTTCAGCTTCTTCAGCCCTGACGAGCAAGAAGGCCAAGCTGAGCAATGGAAGCCCTAGCTCTCTTCCAATCAGTAGCTCCAGCAGGAAGGCCCATGAGAAGTCTGAGCTGTATGCCCAGCTGAGCAAGGCATCCTCTGCCCTGCCTCTGGGAAACTTAGAAGAGTGCCGGGGCAAACGGTCCAAGCCTCGTGTGTTTGGTGATCATGATTATTGTCAGGCCTCAAGCACAAAACAAGACAATGGCACATTAGCTGCCACGATCACTGGGCCTGTAGAGGGCCTGCATATAGAACCTAAAGACTCAACTATGCCAGCCTTCTCTAATCTCACATCCTCTTTGTCTTCCACCAGTCCCTTATCTTCCTCTCTGGCAAGGCAGCTGCAGGGCCTTTGCCCCATGGTTCAGGAGGCTTGTCCAGACAAGGAAGCTCAGGGGCAGGACCACAGTTCTGCACTGGGTGCCAAAACTCCTAAGAAGTGCATCTCTGCTGGCAGGAAGCTGCTGCGAGACCAGGAGATACGGGAAGAGCTCAATAAGCACTTTGGTAACCCCCAGCAAGCCTTTTTTAGTGAGACTGAGCAGTGTGGGTTCCAGCCACTAGATGAAAGTGACTCTGGGGATGAGAACTATTACCCTTTTGAGGCCTACATGGACACAGGCCTGCCTGACTTTGAGGACCTAGAAGTGGGCCGTGAGCGCCTTCTTTGCTCTTGGGAAGGGACTCCACTAGAGATGCTCTTTGAAGGCTCACCACCATGTTCCCCATCCAGCAGCTTGCCTTCCCAGAGTTCGGTCTCGCCACCCTCAACTCTACTCTCTCCACGTCACTTCTACAACTCCCAGTCTGGTTCACGCTCTAGATCCCGCTCCAGATCTTCCTCCCGCCACAGATACAGATCCCTGTCCAGGTCTCCTTACTCCTGTTCCCAGTCCCCAGATAACTGCTCCCCCTCTTGGTAAGTACAAGCGAGGATTATCATTATCTCTACAATGCTCTGATTGGAATTGTACATAGCTCAGTAAAGAGGGCTAAGAGAGAACCTCTTCTCGAGGATGTCATGGGGAGAACTTGAGCCCCTCAGTTTTTCAGTGGCATGGCTTTAGTGCACACATGATCTTGCACACCAGGAAGGCACTATGATTCATTACAAAATAGACAAAATTATTTACCCTTTGTGCTGATGTAGTATTACATGGCTCAACAATTGGTATTAAATGGCCTTACTGAATTCATCCATTTCCAGACCTGCTAAATCGGGACTTTCTCACAGAGTCCTGAGAAAGTACATACCAGTACACTGCAACGCTTTACAATGAAAAATGGTGGTTTTTGTTTGATGCAAAAGCTTGCATGAGAGTCCTATTCTGTGCAAATATGAGTTGTAATATTATGATTGTATCTGTTTTGACTTGTTCAAAGAATAAGTCAAGAGTAAGACAATTTTCCAAAATGGCACTTCATTCAGGCATTCCAAAGATGGTACGTTGACACTTCAGACTACGTAGTGAGCAGTCATATTTTCACAAGCATTAGTGATATGCCAGTATATGTTTGATGAAACGGGTCCTTAAATGGATCATCTCCATTTCTGCAAAGGATTTGATTTAACTATTATAATCTATGACACGGAAGCAATTTTCATTTCATGCGAGTATATTTTAAAAGCAATTTTCTATGGATGAACTATGAGAACTACCGTAAGCTATTGTTTTTACATTAAAATGTAATGTTTCTTGCTCCTCTGGTTGCAGGTCTCATCATACTGTTGATAAGAGCACTTTCAAATCCAGGACTATTAAAAGTCCTCAGTCTGACTCTCACTCTGGTCTCGGTCAGAGGCCCAGGTAAatatctaactttttttttttgtattgctaCCTGTATTGCtatatggggcagccatggcctcaaagttagagaagcagccttgggcccaaaaggttgctggtttgattctatGGAACGGCAAGAAAAATCCATGGCtgtagtgcccttgagcaaggcacctaacccccaactgctccccaggtgctgggtgtgtgctcattgtacattgctctggatcagAGCATCTGCAAactgtctgtaatgtaatgtacctTGTTGTGAAGATTTTGATTCCTTTTTTTTGTAAAAGGAGTCATCCATTTGCAGATCAAAAAGTTCCACTTTTTGACACAAAGCTCAAACTAAGCAGAAAGTAATGGCATGTGAAGTTGTGCTGACAGAAGCAGTTGCTTGATTCCTGACATGTTCCCTCAAGAGAGCCTCCTATGAGAATCGTAACCTTTTGCGATGTGAGAAGACATCTTATTAATGCATGTGTTTGTCTTCTTctctcagggaaaaaaaaaaaaaatgaaactcaGTCCTTTGTGATCTGGCCATTTCCTGACACCACTCAAGGGATCTAATGCTATAATATATAACTGCATGATTGCATTGGTGACAaaattcatatatatattttttttcacatAGGTATGACAGCTATGAAGAATACCAGCATGAACAGCTGAAGAGGGAGGAGTACCAGCGGGACTATGAGAGACGCGAGGTAGAGAGGGCTGAACAAAGGGAGAAACAACGAAAGAGAGCAATAGTAAGTGAACACAGCAAAAtgaattattattagtagtagtagtagtagtagaagggggcagcacggtggtgtagtggttagcgctggtgcctcacagcaagaagatccgggttcgagccccgtggctggcgagggcctttctgtgtggagtttgcatgttctccccgtgtccatgtgggtttcctccgggtgctccggtttcccccacagtccaaagacatgcaggttaggttaactggtgactctaaattgaccgtaggtgtgaatgtgagtgtgaatggttgtctgtgtctatgtgtcagccctgtgatgacctggc contains the following coding sequences:
- the ppargc1a gene encoding peroxisome proliferator-activated receptor gamma coactivator 1-alpha isoform X3; amino-acid sequence: MAWDRCNQESVWTELECAALVGEDQPLCPDLPELDLSELDVSDLDADSFLGGLKWYSDQSEIISSQYGNESSNLFEKIDEENEANLLAVLTETLDSIPVDEDGLPSFEALADGDVTNASDQSCPSTPDGSPRTPEPEESSLLKQLLLAPPNSQLSYNQYPGGKAQNHAASNHRIRSAVTKTDNPWNSKQRGVCPQPNRLVRRPCTELLKYLTASDDALHTRASEAKSTWSGCDKDRAKPTTLPLPLTPESPNDHKGSPFESKTIERTLSVEISGTPGLTPPTTPPHKASQENLFKVSLKTKLSSASSALTSKKAKLSNGSPSSLPISSSSRKAHEKSELYAQLSKASSALPLGNLEECRGKRSKPRVFGDHDYCQASSTKQDNGTLAATITGPVEGLHIEPKDSTMPAFSNLTSSLSSTSPLSSSLARQLQGLCPMVQEACPDKEAQGQDHSSALGAKTPKKCISAGRKLLRDQEIREELNKHFGNPQQAFFSETEQCGFQPLDESDSGDENYYPFEAYMDTGLPDFEDLEVGRERLLCSWEGTPLEMLFEGSPPCSPSSSLPSQSSVSPPSTLLSPRHFYNSQSGSRSRSRSRSSSRHRYRSLSRSPYSCSQSPDNCSPSWSHHTVDKSTFKSRTIKSPQSDSHSGLGQRPRYDSYEEYQHEQLKREEYQRDYERREVERAEQREKQRKRAIEERRVLYVGRLRADSTRSELKQRFEVFGEIEECAINLKHNGDNFGFITYRYTCDAFAALENGHTLRRPNEPQFELCFGGQKQFCKSNYTDLDSHSEDFDPTSAKSKYDSMDFDSLLREAQCSLRR